Proteins encoded in a region of the Paucibacter sediminis genome:
- a CDS encoding EVE domain-containing protein has protein sequence MSGPRNWLAVASAEHVRRGRAEGFMQVCHGKAAPLRRLAPGDRVVYYSPTETFGGQDRLQAFTAIGTLRRGSPYQVEMGEGFCPFRRDVDWLAARPQPIAPLLERLDLTRGQRNWGYQFRFGLLALSVADMDLIAHAMQAALPARAQGDLAFS, from the coding sequence GTGAGCGGCCCGCGCAACTGGCTGGCGGTGGCCAGCGCCGAGCATGTGCGGCGCGGCCGGGCCGAGGGCTTTATGCAGGTCTGCCATGGCAAGGCGGCGCCGCTGCGCCGGCTCGCACCGGGCGATCGGGTGGTGTATTACTCGCCCACCGAGACCTTTGGCGGCCAGGATCGCCTGCAGGCCTTCACCGCCATCGGCACGCTGCGCCGGGGCAGCCCCTACCAGGTGGAGATGGGTGAGGGCTTCTGCCCCTTCCGCCGCGATGTCGACTGGCTGGCGGCCCGGCCGCAGCCGATCGCGCCTCTGCTGGAGCGCCTGGATCTGACGCGCGGCCAGCGCAACTGGGGCTACCAGTTCCGCTTCGGCCTGCTTGCGCTCAGCGTGGCCGATATGGACCTGATTGCACACGCCATGCAGGCAGCGCTGCCGGCGCGCGCGCAGGGCGATCTGGCGTTCAGCTGA
- the feoB gene encoding ferrous iron transport protein B — MTASSVIHIHPAGPLLALVGNPNCGKTALFNRLTGSRQKVANYAGVTVERKEGRLKTLAGKSLRLLDLPGTYSLYPRSPDERVTCDVLAGRAKGEKRPDLIICVLDATNLRRNLRLVLSLQRQGLPCVVALNMADLAAARGLHIDAQALAEALGVPVVRTVATQGHGLDELRQLLDRRDAWSAPQAAASAHPSHEDQARVNRILHELGLDAQTPELPSDRLDRFVLHPVLGPLLLALLLFLLFQAVFSWAEAPKDLIEAGVAWLGEQVGSALPPGWLRSLLVDALIAGVGSVLAFLPQILILFFFILVLEESGYLPRAAFLLDRIMGSVGLSGRSFIPLLSSFACAIPGIMATRSIANPRDRLVTILIAPLMTCSARLPVYALLIGAFVPQRALWAGIELQGLVLFVLYLAGIVGAMAVAWLLKRYTGGHHTRPLMMELPAYHWPHARNIAIGLWQRAEIFLKRVGGIILTLTVLLWLLASFPAPPDGASGPAIQYSLAGMLGRGLATLFEPIGFNWQISLALVPGLAAREIAISALGTVYALSATAEDAAQALTPLIAQSWSLPTAFSLLAWYVFAPQCIATLAAVKRETGGLRIPLIMLGYLFALAYAASFVTFRVSSWLLS; from the coding sequence ATGACGGCATCCTCGGTCATCCACATCCACCCGGCCGGCCCCTTGCTGGCCCTGGTGGGTAATCCGAACTGCGGCAAGACCGCCCTCTTCAACCGCCTCACCGGCAGCCGCCAGAAGGTGGCCAACTACGCCGGCGTCACCGTGGAGCGCAAGGAGGGCCGGCTCAAGACCCTGGCCGGCAAGAGCCTGCGCCTGCTGGATCTGCCCGGCACCTACAGCCTCTACCCACGCTCGCCCGACGAGCGCGTCACCTGCGATGTGCTGGCCGGACGCGCCAAGGGCGAGAAGCGGCCCGACCTGATCATCTGCGTGCTCGACGCCACCAATCTGCGCCGCAATCTGCGCCTGGTGCTGTCGCTGCAGCGCCAGGGCCTGCCCTGCGTGGTGGCGCTGAACATGGCCGACCTGGCCGCCGCGCGCGGCCTGCACATCGATGCCCAGGCGCTCGCCGAGGCGCTGGGCGTGCCGGTGGTGCGCACCGTCGCCACCCAGGGGCATGGCCTGGACGAGTTGCGCCAGTTGCTGGACCGGCGCGACGCCTGGTCCGCACCGCAAGCGGCCGCCAGCGCCCACCCCAGCCATGAGGACCAGGCACGGGTCAACCGCATCCTGCACGAACTGGGCCTGGACGCCCAGACGCCCGAACTGCCCAGCGACCGCCTCGACCGCTTCGTGCTGCACCCGGTGCTGGGCCCGCTGCTGCTGGCGCTGCTGCTGTTCCTGCTGTTCCAGGCGGTGTTTTCCTGGGCCGAGGCGCCCAAGGACCTGATCGAGGCCGGTGTGGCCTGGCTGGGCGAGCAGGTCGGCAGCGCCCTGCCGCCCGGCTGGCTGCGCAGCCTGCTGGTGGACGCGCTGATCGCCGGCGTGGGCAGCGTGCTGGCCTTTCTGCCGCAGATCCTGATCCTGTTCTTCTTCATCCTGGTGCTGGAGGAGTCGGGCTATCTGCCGCGCGCTGCCTTCCTGCTGGACCGCATCATGGGCAGCGTCGGGCTCTCGGGGCGCAGCTTCATTCCCCTGCTCTCCAGCTTTGCCTGCGCCATCCCCGGCATCATGGCCACGCGCTCGATCGCCAATCCGCGCGACCGCCTGGTCACCATCCTGATCGCGCCGCTGATGACCTGCTCGGCGCGCCTGCCTGTCTATGCGCTGCTGATCGGCGCCTTCGTGCCGCAGCGCGCGCTGTGGGCCGGCATCGAGCTGCAGGGCCTGGTGCTGTTCGTGCTGTACCTGGCCGGCATCGTGGGCGCCATGGCGGTGGCCTGGCTGCTCAAGCGCTATACCGGCGGCCACCACACCCGGCCGCTGATGATGGAGCTGCCGGCCTACCACTGGCCGCATGCACGCAATATCGCCATCGGCCTGTGGCAGCGCGCCGAGATCTTCCTCAAGCGTGTGGGTGGCATCATCCTCACGCTGACGGTGCTGCTGTGGCTGCTGGCGAGTTTCCCGGCGCCGCCGGACGGTGCCTCCGGGCCGGCCATCCAGTACAGCCTTGCCGGCATGCTGGGTCGAGGCCTCGCCACCCTGTTCGAGCCGATCGGCTTCAACTGGCAGATCAGCCTGGCACTGGTGCCAGGTCTTGCCGCCCGCGAGATCGCCATCAGCGCGCTGGGCACGGTCTACGCGCTCTCGGCCACGGCCGAGGATGCGGCGCAAGCCCTGACCCCGTTGATCGCGCAGAGCTGGAGCCTGCCCACCGCCTTCTCGCTGCTGGCCTGGTATGTGTTCGCGCCGCAGTGCATCGCCACCCTGGCGGCGGTGAAGCGTGAGACCGGCGGCCTGCGCATTCCCCTCATCATGCTGGGCTATCTGTTCGCGCTGGCCTATGCGGCCTCGTTCGTGACCTTCCGCGTCAGCAGCTGGCTGCTCAGCTGA
- a CDS encoding FeoA family protein yields the protein MSQPASMFTLARASLGAAHRVAGLAAPAHAPEWPQWLEEIGFVAGEHVSVLARGLPGGDPLVVRIGQSTFALREAEAACVQLVAA from the coding sequence ATGTCCCAGCCCGCTTCCATGTTCACGCTTGCGCGTGCCTCCCTGGGTGCAGCCCACCGTGTGGCCGGGCTGGCGGCGCCGGCGCATGCGCCGGAATGGCCGCAATGGCTGGAGGAAATCGGCTTCGTCGCCGGTGAGCATGTCAGCGTGCTGGCGCGCGGCCTGCCCGGTGGCGACCCGCTGGTGGTGCGTATCGGCCAATCCACCTTTGCGCTGCGCGAGGCCGAAGCCGCCTGCGTGCAGCTGGTGGCGGCCTGA
- a CDS encoding BMP family lipoprotein, whose amino-acid sequence MKLTLSTLAGAALALAASSAAIAQATPAVIFDMGGKFDKSFNESAYRGVERWKAETGGKYLEFEISNETQRVQAIRRMAERGASPIISIGFAQASALEQVAKEFPKTKFAIVDMVVNQPNVQSLVFKEHEGSFLVGAMATLSSKTGKVGFVGGMDIPLIRKFQCGYEQGAKAANAKTEVFSNMTGTTATAWNDPTRGGELAKAQFAKGVDVVFAAAGGTGTGVYQAAKDAGKLAIGVDSNQNHIQPGTMLTSMVKRVDVAVYNVLKDWKAGVSVLGLKEGGVDYAVDQHNAKLITPALKTKVEAYKADIIAGKIKVADYMADNACKY is encoded by the coding sequence ATGAAGCTCACTCTGTCTACGCTGGCCGGCGCTGCCCTGGCCCTTGCCGCCTCGTCCGCCGCCATCGCGCAGGCCACGCCGGCGGTGATCTTCGACATGGGCGGCAAGTTCGACAAGTCCTTCAACGAGTCGGCCTACCGTGGCGTGGAGCGCTGGAAGGCCGAGACCGGCGGCAAGTACCTCGAATTCGAGATCAGCAACGAGACCCAGCGCGTGCAGGCGATCCGCCGCATGGCCGAGCGTGGCGCCAGCCCCATCATCTCGATCGGCTTTGCCCAGGCCTCGGCGCTGGAGCAGGTGGCCAAGGAGTTCCCCAAGACCAAGTTCGCCATCGTCGACATGGTGGTGAACCAGCCCAATGTGCAGTCGCTGGTGTTCAAGGAGCATGAGGGAAGCTTCCTGGTCGGCGCGATGGCCACGCTCAGCAGCAAGACCGGCAAGGTCGGCTTCGTGGGCGGCATGGACATCCCGCTGATCCGCAAGTTCCAGTGCGGCTACGAGCAGGGCGCCAAGGCGGCCAATGCCAAGACCGAGGTGTTCTCCAACATGACCGGCACCACCGCCACCGCCTGGAACGACCCCACGCGCGGCGGTGAGCTGGCCAAGGCCCAGTTCGCCAAGGGCGTGGACGTGGTGTTCGCGGCCGCCGGCGGCACCGGCACCGGTGTCTACCAGGCCGCCAAGGATGCCGGCAAGCTGGCCATCGGCGTGGACAGCAACCAGAACCATATCCAGCCCGGCACCATGCTGACCTCCATGGTCAAGCGCGTGGACGTGGCGGTCTACAACGTGCTGAAGGACTGGAAGGCCGGCGTCAGCGTGCTCGGGCTCAAGGAGGGCGGCGTCGACTACGCCGTCGATCAGCACAACGCCAAGCTCATCACGCCCGCGCTGAAGACCAAGGTCGAGGCCTACAAGGCCGACATCATTGCCGGCAAGATCAAGGTGGCCGACTACATGGCCGACAACGCCTGCAAGTATTGA
- a CDS encoding ABC transporter ATP-binding protein: protein MSDSKRAPAVRLCEISKRFGAVQANRGVTLAVAPGTVHGIVGENGAGKSTLMAILYGYYQADEGHIEVGGERVSIANSHQAIALGVGMVHQHFMLVDTLSCLDNVMLGAEPTFFLARGKRAVRAKLEALMQSTGLQVQLDALVGELPVGELQRLEILKALYRGAKILILDEPTAVLTPQETEQLFETLRKLRAQGTTILLITHKLKEVMALCDEVTVMRAGQVIKTTAIAATSPEDLAEAMVGRKVNLGRAETQAARGQALRLQASGLRLRDAHGVPALAGVDLQLRAGEIVGVAGVSGNGQSELLEVLSGMRAPEAGELQLGEVRFTAGAWLAPKRARELKLAHVPEDRHLLGMVMSFPAWETAALGYHEQAQYRAAPLGLAMDQDHMRAQTAQMMERFDVRPRDAQLGSSKFSGGNQQKLILAREIGQQPQVLLVGQPTRGVDIGAIEFIHGQLRRLRDEGCAVLLVSSELDEILALADRVLVMNCGRITGELGIAECDEKTLGLLMAAQAEVAAA from the coding sequence ATGTCTGATTCCAAGCGCGCGCCGGCGGTCCGGCTGTGCGAGATTTCCAAGCGCTTCGGCGCGGTGCAGGCCAACCGCGGCGTGACGCTGGCGGTGGCGCCCGGCACGGTGCATGGCATCGTGGGCGAGAACGGCGCCGGCAAGTCCACGCTGATGGCCATCCTCTACGGCTACTACCAGGCCGACGAGGGCCATATCGAGGTGGGCGGCGAGCGCGTCAGCATCGCCAACTCGCACCAGGCGATCGCCCTGGGCGTGGGCATGGTGCACCAGCACTTCATGCTGGTGGACACGCTGTCCTGCCTGGACAACGTGATGCTGGGTGCCGAGCCCACCTTCTTCCTGGCACGCGGCAAGCGTGCCGTGCGCGCCAAGCTCGAGGCCCTGATGCAGAGCACCGGCCTGCAGGTGCAGCTCGACGCGCTGGTGGGCGAACTGCCGGTCGGCGAGCTGCAGCGCCTGGAGATCCTCAAGGCCCTGTATCGCGGCGCCAAGATCCTGATCCTAGACGAACCCACGGCGGTGCTGACCCCGCAGGAGACCGAGCAGCTGTTCGAGACCCTGCGCAAGCTGCGCGCCCAGGGCACCACGATTCTGCTCATCACGCACAAGCTCAAGGAAGTGATGGCCTTGTGCGACGAGGTCACGGTAATGCGCGCCGGCCAGGTCATCAAGACCACGGCGATCGCCGCGACCAGCCCCGAAGACCTGGCCGAAGCCATGGTGGGCCGCAAGGTGAATCTCGGCCGTGCCGAGACACAGGCGGCGCGGGGTCAGGCCTTGCGCCTGCAGGCCTCGGGCCTGCGCCTGCGCGACGCCCATGGTGTGCCGGCGCTGGCGGGCGTGGACCTGCAGTTGCGCGCCGGCGAGATCGTCGGCGTGGCCGGTGTTTCGGGCAATGGCCAGAGCGAGCTGCTGGAGGTGCTGTCCGGCATGCGCGCGCCCGAGGCCGGCGAGCTGCAGCTGGGCGAGGTGCGCTTCACGGCCGGCGCCTGGCTGGCGCCCAAGCGCGCGCGCGAACTCAAGCTGGCCCATGTGCCCGAGGATCGCCACCTGCTGGGCATGGTGATGAGCTTCCCGGCCTGGGAAACCGCCGCCCTGGGCTACCACGAGCAGGCACAGTACCGTGCCGCGCCGTTGGGCCTGGCGATGGACCAGGACCATATGCGCGCGCAGACGGCGCAGATGATGGAGCGCTTCGACGTGCGCCCCCGCGATGCGCAGCTGGGCTCGTCCAAGTTCTCCGGCGGCAACCAGCAGAAGCTGATCCTGGCGCGCGAGATCGGCCAGCAGCCGCAGGTGCTGCTGGTGGGCCAGCCCACGCGTGGCGTGGACATCGGCGCGATCGAATTCATCCATGGCCAGCTGCGCCGCCTGCGCGACGAGGGCTGTGCGGTGCTGCTGGTGAGCAGCGAACTGGACGAGATCCTGGCCCTGGCCGATCGCGTGCTGGTGATGAACTGCGGCCGTATCACCGGCGAACTGGGTATTGCGGAATGCGACGAAAAGACATTGGGCCTCTTGATGGCCGCACAAGCTGAGGTGGCCGCCGCATGA